The following proteins are co-located in the Hydrogenophaga sp. RAC07 genome:
- a CDS encoding histone deacetylase family protein: MQAFYADHFVLPLPAGHRFPMAKYARLRERLARELPHVELREAQPASDGELALVHTPAYIEAVRSGTLAPAAQREIGFPWSPAMAERARRSVGATVQACRRALGGAGLAANLAGGTHHAYADKGSGFCVFNDAAVAARLMQAEHARANRARGMLRVAIVDLDVHQGNGTAKIFAHDDSVFTLSLHGAKNFPFRKESSDLDVELPDGCGDAEYLESLERALEEMERRFEPGLVIYLAGADPHEGDRLGRLKLSFDGMEARDRRVMDWAWVRRLPLAFVMAGGYGTDMEATVQVQMNTYRTALEYQGRWHPMSTPTLTAATVGDATRWHNAAP, encoded by the coding sequence TTGCAAGCCTTCTACGCCGATCACTTTGTGTTGCCACTGCCCGCCGGGCACCGTTTCCCCATGGCCAAGTACGCCCGGCTGCGCGAACGCCTGGCCCGCGAGCTGCCACACGTGGAGCTGCGCGAGGCCCAGCCGGCGAGCGACGGCGAACTGGCGCTGGTACACACCCCCGCCTACATAGAGGCCGTTCGCAGCGGCACTTTGGCACCGGCCGCCCAGCGCGAGATCGGCTTTCCGTGGAGCCCGGCCATGGCCGAGCGCGCGCGCCGATCGGTGGGTGCCACGGTGCAGGCCTGCCGCCGAGCCTTGGGCGGTGCTGGCCTGGCGGCCAATCTGGCCGGTGGCACGCACCACGCGTACGCCGACAAGGGCAGTGGCTTCTGCGTCTTCAACGATGCCGCCGTGGCCGCCCGGCTGATGCAGGCCGAACATGCGCGCGCGAACCGGGCACGCGGCATGCTGCGCGTGGCCATCGTTGATCTCGATGTGCACCAGGGCAATGGCACGGCAAAGATCTTTGCCCACGACGATTCGGTGTTCACGCTCTCGTTGCACGGAGCGAAGAACTTTCCGTTTCGCAAGGAGTCCAGCGACCTGGACGTGGAGCTGCCCGATGGCTGCGGTGATGCCGAGTACCTGGAGTCGCTGGAACGCGCACTGGAAGAGATGGAGCGTCGCTTCGAGCCCGGGCTGGTGATCTACCTGGCCGGCGCCGACCCGCACGAAGGCGATCGCCTGGGCCGTCTCAAGCTCTCATTCGACGGCATGGAGGCGCGCGACCGCCGCGTGATGGACTGGGCCTGGGTGCGGCGGCTGCCGCTGGCCTTCGTGATGGCGGGCGGCTATGGCACCGACATGGAAGCCACGGTGCAGGTGCAGATGAACACCTACCGCACGGCCCTCGAGTACCAGGGGCGTTGGCATCCCATGTCCACCCCGACTTTGACGGCCGCGACAGTGGGCGACGCGACCCGCTGGCACAATGCCGCGCCATGA
- a CDS encoding phasin family protein, with protein MLTAEQMIAAQKANIETIFGLTQKAFEGVEKLVELNVQATKAALSESANSTQALLSVKDAQELLTLQASLMQPLAEKTVAYSRHLYDIAQGTTAEFGKAAEAQASDTQKKFMAVVDNASKNAPAGSETAVAVMKSAVSAANNAMESVQKAVKQATEMAEANFNTVTASAVNASKSVAKKR; from the coding sequence ATGCTGACCGCCGAACAAATGATTGCCGCCCAGAAAGCCAACATCGAGACCATCTTTGGTCTGACCCAGAAAGCCTTCGAAGGCGTGGAAAAGCTGGTTGAACTCAACGTGCAAGCCACCAAGGCCGCCCTGTCCGAGTCCGCCAACAGCACCCAGGCCCTGCTGAGCGTCAAAGACGCCCAGGAACTGCTGACGCTGCAAGCCAGCCTGATGCAGCCCCTGGCCGAAAAGACCGTGGCCTACAGCCGCCACCTGTACGACATCGCCCAAGGCACGACCGCCGAATTCGGCAAAGCCGCTGAAGCGCAAGCCAGCGACACCCAGAAGAAATTCATGGCTGTTGTCGACAACGCTTCCAAGAACGCACCCGCCGGTTCCGAAACCGCCGTGGCCGTGATGAAGAGCGCCGTGTCCGCCGCCAACAACGCCATGGAATCGGTGCAAAAGGCTGTCAAGCAAGCCACCGAAATGGCCGAAGCCAACTTCAACACCGTGACGGCCTCCGCCGTGAACGCTTCGAAGTCGGTTGCCAAAAAGCGCTGA
- a CDS encoding acyl-CoA thioesterase, translated as MSNPAPATRPQPLPRSAYRVLRSITTRWADNDVYGHVNNVVYYSWFDTAVNAHLIEQGALDIHRGPVIGLVIETQCNYFAPLAFPQTVWAGLRVAHLGTSSVRYEVGLFADGGDLAAACGHFVHVYVDRHTRRPVPLPEPLKKTLETLL; from the coding sequence ATGAGCAACCCAGCACCGGCCACGCGCCCGCAACCCTTGCCGCGCAGCGCCTACCGTGTGCTGCGTTCCATCACCACCCGCTGGGCCGACAACGATGTCTATGGTCACGTGAACAACGTGGTGTACTACAGTTGGTTCGACACGGCTGTGAATGCCCACCTGATCGAGCAGGGTGCACTCGACATTCACCGCGGACCGGTGATCGGCCTCGTGATCGAGACCCAATGCAACTACTTCGCACCCCTGGCCTTTCCGCAAACCGTGTGGGCGGGGCTTCGCGTGGCGCACCTGGGCACGTCCAGCGTGCGCTACGAAGTGGGTCTTTTCGCCGACGGCGGTGACCTGGCCGCGGCCTGCGGCCACTTTGTCCATGTGTACGTCGATCGCCACACGCGCCGGCCCGTGCCCTTGCCCGAGCCCTTGAAGAAAACCCTGGAGACCCTGCTATGA
- a CDS encoding patatin-like phospholipase family protein: MLTLTRIVLNKYCNLWGFALSLGFLGACSSVQGPVALPPVSPPQVQPPVVAPAMRAPRLGLALGGGAARGFAHVGVIQVLEENGIRPDFLTGTSAGSLVAALYASGKTPTELERVAMSMDEVTLTDWALPILGRGLLRGDALARYVSQAVDGRTIESMSLPLGVLATDLGTGQGVLFRRGDVAQAVRASSAVPGLFAPVGIAGREYVDGGLVAPVPVQQARDMGAEVVLAVDISSAPEGNLAVGNIRVLLQTFAIMGQSINRHELATADVVVRPALAGVGSADFGSRKRSIEAGRAAMLAALPQLKNQLARLKPANGARP; encoded by the coding sequence ATGCTAACACTAACGCGAATTGTTCTCAATAAGTATTGCAACCTCTGGGGCTTTGCGCTGAGCCTGGGCTTTCTCGGCGCGTGTTCTTCGGTGCAAGGGCCGGTGGCGCTGCCGCCAGTGAGCCCGCCGCAGGTTCAGCCGCCCGTGGTGGCACCCGCCATGCGAGCGCCCCGGCTGGGCCTGGCCCTGGGTGGCGGTGCGGCGCGCGGCTTTGCCCATGTGGGTGTGATCCAGGTGCTGGAAGAAAACGGCATCCGCCCGGACTTTCTGACCGGTACCTCGGCCGGCAGCCTGGTGGCCGCGCTCTACGCCAGCGGGAAAACGCCCACGGAACTGGAGCGGGTGGCCATGAGCATGGACGAAGTGACGCTGACCGATTGGGCCCTGCCCATCCTGGGCCGTGGCCTGCTGCGCGGCGATGCGCTGGCGCGCTACGTGAGCCAGGCGGTGGACGGCCGCACGATCGAAAGCATGTCGCTTCCGTTGGGCGTGCTGGCCACCGATCTGGGCACAGGGCAGGGGGTCTTGTTCCGCCGGGGTGATGTGGCGCAGGCGGTGCGCGCGTCGAGCGCGGTGCCCGGGCTGTTCGCCCCGGTCGGGATTGCCGGGCGCGAGTATGTGGACGGCGGCCTGGTGGCGCCCGTGCCCGTGCAGCAGGCGCGCGACATGGGCGCCGAGGTGGTGCTGGCGGTGGACATCTCCAGTGCACCGGAGGGCAATCTGGCCGTGGGCAACATCCGCGTGCTGCTGCAGACCTTTGCCATCATGGGCCAGAGCATCAACCGCCACGAGCTGGCGACGGCCGATGTGGTGGTGCGCCCGGCGCTCGCCGGTGTGGGCAGCGCCGACTTTGGCTCGCGCAAACGCTCCATCGAGGCGGGCCGCGCAGCGATGCTGGCGGCTTTGCCGCAGCTCAAGAACCAGCTGGCCCGTCTGAAGCCGGCGAACGGCGCGCGCCCATAA
- a CDS encoding monovalent cation/H+ antiporter subunit A — MLLIIVLLPLLLGTLATLWLGSKSRLLTALAAGLVTLASLLLLVSHAPTVMAGGVVMNSWQWVPEIGLNLVFKLDGLSMMFAGLILFIGLLIVIYAHFYLSPKDSVAKFYSEMMLFMAAMLGVVLSDNLLLLVVFWELTSLSSFLLVGFWSHRADARAGARQALAVTGGGGLAMLGGFVLLGQIAGTYEISAMLGQVAQIQAHPMFVLALLLILLGCFTKSAQFPFHFWLPDAMAAPTPVSAYLHSATMVKAGVFLLMRLYPILAGSGWFEVIVTTTGLVTMIFAAFIAIFKHDLKGLLAYSTVSHLGLITFLVGLGSPLAAVAAVFHVLNHATFKASLFMIAGIVDHETHSRDMRQLGGLYKLMPWVATLSMVAAASMAGVPLTNGFLSKEMFLTEAVVGRAGVWAWLVPVAVTLGSVFSVAYSVRFIHDTYFNGPIGDVPNQHPHEPPLGMKLPSLLLVTMCIVVGLLPALTFGPLVDVAATALTGQPLPAYKLSIWHGFNLPLLMSVIALGAGAGLYFWLARGKWLHRISSEDWFGPATGRQMFDGLIDGLFALSGRISVRLENGSLQRYVAWLLGAALVLAAIPLAGSNIGTGERELMSAPPLAIAVWLLLLATCVAIALTHRERFQTVVLVGVVGLVTALTFVSLSAPDLALTQLSVEVVSTVLLLMGLALLPQRSPKETKSVHRLGHVALALIAGAAMAGLSWLVLTRDFESISWYFLEKSIPVGGGTNVVNVILVDFRGYDTFGEITVLGIAALGVLALMEGMRTRRPTVDPEGRNWTFAAQPLLLRVAASVVLPLALVFTLYIFMRGHNLPGGGFIAGLITAVALVLQFMALGQTRAEALLQAGGGRRFVVWIGSGLGIAGLTGVGAFLFGRPFLTSAHGHPHVPLLGELPFASAALFDLGVYLTVVGATLLTISVLGTVSREVSAPVQPSGSAA, encoded by the coding sequence GTGCTGTTGATCATTGTCCTGCTGCCACTCCTGTTGGGTACCCTGGCCACCTTGTGGCTCGGCTCCAAGTCCCGTTTGCTCACGGCCCTCGCGGCTGGTCTGGTCACACTGGCCAGTCTGCTGCTCCTCGTCTCGCACGCCCCGACCGTCATGGCCGGCGGTGTTGTCATGAACAGCTGGCAGTGGGTGCCCGAGATCGGATTGAACCTGGTGTTCAAGCTGGACGGCCTGTCGATGATGTTCGCCGGGCTGATCCTCTTCATCGGCCTGCTCATCGTCATCTACGCGCACTTCTACCTGAGCCCCAAGGACTCGGTGGCCAAGTTCTACAGCGAGATGATGCTGTTCATGGCCGCCATGCTCGGCGTGGTGCTGTCCGACAACCTGCTGCTGCTGGTGGTGTTCTGGGAGCTCACCAGCCTGTCGTCTTTCTTGCTGGTGGGTTTCTGGAGCCACCGCGCCGATGCCCGGGCCGGAGCGCGACAGGCGCTGGCCGTCACCGGTGGTGGAGGCCTGGCCATGCTGGGTGGCTTCGTGCTGCTGGGACAGATCGCCGGCACCTACGAGATCAGTGCCATGCTGGGGCAGGTGGCACAAATCCAGGCGCATCCGATGTTCGTGCTCGCGTTGCTGCTGATCCTGCTGGGCTGCTTCACCAAGAGCGCGCAGTTCCCGTTCCACTTCTGGTTGCCCGACGCCATGGCCGCGCCCACGCCGGTCTCGGCCTACCTGCACTCGGCCACCATGGTCAAGGCCGGGGTGTTTCTGCTCATGCGGCTCTACCCCATCCTCGCGGGGTCGGGCTGGTTCGAGGTGATCGTCACCACCACCGGTCTGGTGACGATGATCTTCGCGGCCTTCATCGCCATCTTCAAACATGATCTCAAGGGCCTGCTGGCGTACTCCACCGTCAGCCACCTCGGCCTGATCACGTTTCTGGTCGGTCTGGGCTCGCCGCTGGCGGCTGTTGCAGCCGTGTTCCACGTGCTCAACCACGCGACCTTCAAGGCCTCGCTTTTCATGATCGCGGGCATCGTCGACCACGAAACCCATTCGCGCGACATGCGCCAGCTCGGCGGCCTCTACAAGCTCATGCCCTGGGTGGCCACGCTGTCCATGGTGGCGGCCGCGTCCATGGCGGGTGTGCCGCTGACCAACGGCTTCCTGTCGAAGGAAATGTTCCTCACCGAGGCGGTGGTGGGCAGGGCCGGTGTGTGGGCCTGGCTGGTGCCGGTGGCGGTCACGCTGGGCAGCGTCTTCAGCGTGGCGTATTCGGTGCGCTTCATCCACGACACGTATTTCAATGGTCCGATCGGTGACGTGCCCAACCAGCATCCGCACGAACCGCCGCTGGGCATGAAGCTGCCCTCCCTGCTGCTGGTGACGATGTGCATCGTGGTCGGCCTCTTGCCTGCGCTCACCTTCGGCCCGCTGGTCGACGTGGCAGCCACCGCTTTGACGGGGCAGCCGTTGCCCGCCTACAAGCTCTCGATCTGGCACGGCTTCAACCTGCCGCTGCTCATGAGCGTGATCGCACTGGGTGCGGGCGCGGGCCTTTATTTCTGGCTGGCGCGCGGCAAGTGGCTGCACCGCATCAGCTCCGAAGACTGGTTCGGTCCGGCCACCGGGCGCCAGATGTTCGACGGCTTGATCGACGGCCTGTTCGCGTTGTCGGGACGTATCTCGGTCCGGCTGGAAAACGGTTCGCTGCAGCGTTATGTGGCCTGGCTGCTGGGGGCCGCGCTCGTGCTGGCCGCCATCCCCCTGGCCGGCAGCAACATCGGCACGGGCGAGCGCGAGCTGATGTCGGCGCCGCCGCTGGCCATCGCGGTCTGGTTGCTGCTGCTGGCCACCTGCGTGGCGATTGCGCTCACGCACCGTGAGCGCTTCCAGACCGTGGTGCTGGTGGGGGTGGTGGGGCTGGTCACGGCGCTCACCTTTGTGAGCCTGTCCGCGCCCGATCTTGCCTTGACCCAGCTCTCGGTCGAAGTGGTCTCCACCGTGCTGCTGCTCATGGGCCTGGCCTTGCTGCCGCAGCGTTCACCGAAAGAGACGAAGTCGGTCCACCGTCTGGGCCATGTGGCGCTGGCGCTGATCGCCGGTGCGGCCATGGCCGGTCTGTCCTGGCTGGTGCTCACGCGCGACTTCGAGTCCATCTCCTGGTACTTCCTCGAAAAATCGATCCCGGTCGGTGGCGGCACCAACGTCGTCAACGTGATCCTGGTGGACTTCCGAGGCTACGACACCTTTGGCGAGATCACGGTGCTGGGCATCGCCGCCCTGGGTGTGCTCGCGCTCATGGAAGGCATGCGCACGCGCCGCCCCACGGTGGACCCGGAAGGCCGCAACTGGACCTTTGCGGCGCAGCCACTGCTGCTGCGCGTGGCGGCGTCGGTGGTGCTGCCGCTGGCACTCGTCTTCACCCTCTACATCTTCATGCGCGGCCACAACCTGCCCGGTGGCGGATTCATTGCCGGCCTGATCACCGCGGTGGCGCTGGTGCTGCAGTTCATGGCGCTGGGGCAGACCCGGGCCGAGGCACTGCTGCAGGCCGGTGGTGGCCGCCGCTTCGTGGTCTGGATTGGTTCGGGCCTGGGCATCGCCGGGCTCACCGGTGTGGGGGCCTTCCTGTTCGGCCGGCCCTTCCTCACCAGCGCGCACGGTCACCCCCATGTGCCCTTGCTGGGTGAGCTGCCCTTTGCATCGGCCGCGTTGTTCGACCTGGGTGTCTACCTCACGGTCGTGGGTGCCACGCTGCTGACCATCTCGGTGCTGGGTACCGTGTCGCGCGAAGTGTCCGCGCCTGTTCAACCTTCCGGGAGTGCCGCATGA
- a CDS encoding nitroreductase has product MSHNPTAPVIDAVSVDAAITSRMSARAFLPKPVPRATLEHLLQVASRAPSGTNTQPWKVYVLQGQSRNTLVDKVCAAHDALRADPALAAEYREEYDYYPEKWVSPYIDRRRENGWSLYGLLGITKGDKDKMHAQHQRNFRFFDAPVGLMFTLDRVMGRGSLVDYGMFLQNIMVAARGHGLHTCPQAAWNGFARIILPHVGAGESEMLVCGMALGYADPADKVNGFHTPREPVESFTTWLE; this is encoded by the coding sequence ATGAGCCACAACCCCACCGCGCCCGTGATCGACGCCGTCAGCGTCGACGCCGCGATCACCAGCCGCATGTCGGCGCGCGCCTTCCTGCCAAAACCGGTGCCGCGCGCCACGCTGGAGCACCTGCTGCAGGTGGCCAGCCGCGCGCCCTCGGGCACCAACACGCAGCCCTGGAAGGTGTATGTGCTGCAGGGTCAGAGCCGCAACACGCTGGTGGACAAGGTCTGTGCCGCGCACGACGCCTTGCGCGCCGACCCGGCGCTGGCCGCCGAGTACCGCGAGGAATACGACTACTACCCCGAAAAATGGGTCAGCCCCTACATCGACCGCCGGCGCGAGAACGGCTGGAGCCTGTACGGCCTGCTCGGCATCACCAAGGGCGACAAGGACAAGATGCACGCGCAGCACCAGCGCAACTTCCGCTTTTTCGACGCACCGGTGGGCCTGATGTTCACGCTGGACCGCGTGATGGGCCGCGGCTCGCTGGTGGACTACGGGATGTTCCTGCAGAACATCATGGTCGCCGCGCGCGGTCATGGACTGCACACCTGCCCGCAGGCTGCGTGGAACGGCTTCGCCAGGATCATCCTGCCGCACGTGGGTGCTGGCGAGAGCGAAATGCTGGTCTGCGGCATGGCCCTGGGCTACGCCGATCCGGCCGACAAGGTCAATGGTTTTCACACACCGCGCGAGCCCGTCGAGTCGTTCACGACCTGGCTGGAATAA
- a CDS encoding DNA recombination protein RmuC, whose amino-acid sequence MTSDTLLWGLLVLLVLNIALVAWLLLRQAPVDTDALAHRQLLLAQLQQQGQRVERIEGELRREISETSRGGRQEIQQTLATFQETLMGQSAETTRTQNAQLDGFAQQLVLLRGTLGDTLTRTLQDMGEGNARRLSEIRTTLDAQLQQLQQSNAAKLDEMRATVDEKLQTTLQARLGESFKQVADRLEQVHKGLGEMQTLAQGVGDLKHLLSNVKTRGMFGEAQLAALLEQVFAPDQYATQVMTKPGSRFTVDFAIKMPGRSDDGAPCWLPIDAKFPNEDYERLLDAQQRADAEGAEMAARGLEQRIKLEAKSMADKYLEPPHTTDFAILFLPTEGLYAEVLRRPGLMEVLQREYRVTLAGPTTLMAMLNSLQMGFRTLALEKRSSEVWQVLGAVKTEFGKFGDVLARVKSQTQTVLNTIDSAETRSRAMGRALKAVEALPQEQASALLPLDPNDTGDA is encoded by the coding sequence ATGACCAGCGACACGCTGCTCTGGGGCCTGCTGGTCCTGCTGGTGCTCAACATCGCGCTGGTCGCGTGGCTGTTGCTGCGCCAGGCGCCGGTGGACACCGACGCACTGGCGCACCGGCAGCTGTTGCTGGCCCAACTGCAGCAACAGGGGCAGCGTGTGGAGCGGATCGAGGGGGAGTTGCGCCGCGAAATCAGCGAGACCTCACGCGGTGGCCGGCAGGAGATCCAGCAGACGCTGGCCACCTTCCAGGAAACGCTGATGGGCCAGTCGGCCGAGACCACACGCACGCAAAACGCCCAGCTCGACGGCTTTGCGCAGCAGCTCGTGCTGTTGCGCGGCACGCTGGGCGACACGCTCACGCGCACGCTGCAGGACATGGGCGAAGGCAACGCCAGGCGCTTGTCGGAGATCCGCACCACGCTGGACGCCCAGTTGCAGCAGCTGCAACAAAGCAACGCGGCCAAGCTCGACGAGATGCGCGCCACAGTGGACGAAAAACTGCAGACCACGCTGCAGGCGCGCCTGGGCGAGAGTTTCAAGCAGGTGGCCGACCGGCTGGAGCAGGTGCACAAGGGTCTGGGTGAAATGCAGACGCTGGCGCAGGGCGTTGGCGATCTGAAGCACCTGCTGTCCAACGTGAAGACGCGCGGCATGTTCGGCGAAGCGCAGCTCGCGGCCCTGCTCGAACAGGTGTTTGCGCCCGACCAGTACGCCACGCAGGTCATGACCAAGCCAGGCAGCCGTTTCACGGTGGACTTCGCCATCAAGATGCCCGGCCGCAGCGACGATGGGGCACCGTGCTGGCTTCCCATCGACGCGAAGTTTCCGAACGAAGACTACGAACGCCTGCTCGACGCACAACAGCGCGCCGATGCCGAAGGCGCCGAGATGGCCGCGCGCGGGCTGGAGCAGCGCATCAAGCTGGAGGCCAAGTCCATGGCCGACAAGTACCTGGAGCCGCCGCACACCACCGACTTCGCCATCCTGTTCCTGCCCACCGAAGGCCTGTACGCCGAGGTGCTGCGCCGGCCGGGCCTCATGGAGGTCCTGCAGCGCGAGTACCGCGTCACGCTGGCCGGGCCGACCACGCTCATGGCCATGCTCAATTCGCTGCAGATGGGCTTTCGCACGCTGGCGCTGGAGAAACGCTCCAGCGAGGTCTGGCAGGTGCTGGGTGCGGTCAAGACCGAGTTCGGCAAGTTCGGCGATGTGCTGGCCCGCGTGAAGAGCCAGACGCAGACGGTGCTCAACACCATCGACAGCGCCGAGACGCGCAGCCGCGCCATGGGCCGCGCGCTCAAGGCGGTGGAGGCGCTGCCGCAGGAGCAAGCCAGCGCCTTGCTTCCGCTGGACCCCAACGACACCGGGGACGCTTGA
- a CDS encoding FKBP-type peptidyl-prolyl cis-trans isomerase: protein MITTPSGLQYEDTVVGNGEVAQAGRPVQVHYTGWLFNDGVQGSKFDSSKDRGQPFEFPLGAGHVIKGWDEGVQGMAVGGTRRLVIPAALGYGARGAGGVIPPNATLLFEVDLLAV from the coding sequence ATGATCACCACCCCCAGCGGCCTGCAATACGAAGACACCGTGGTCGGCAACGGCGAGGTCGCCCAGGCCGGGCGCCCGGTGCAGGTGCACTACACCGGCTGGCTGTTCAACGACGGCGTGCAGGGTTCCAAGTTCGACTCGAGCAAGGACCGCGGTCAACCGTTCGAATTTCCGCTGGGTGCCGGCCACGTCATCAAAGGCTGGGACGAAGGCGTGCAGGGCATGGCCGTGGGTGGCACGCGCCGCCTGGTGATTCCGGCCGCGCTGGGCTACGGTGCGCGCGGCGCGGGTGGCGTGATTCCGCCCAACGCCACGCTGCTGTTCGAAGTCGACCTGCTCGCGGTGTGA
- a CDS encoding MFS transporter: MNPTLRSDLARLIAAQICLHACMTGFRMAAPLMALREGYSPAAVGMLLALFALAPVFMALPAGRYADRRGLKKPVAMAVGVASAGAAVSVAFPVFGVLCLTALACGAATGLAMIALQRHVGRLANGPTELKQVFSWMAIGPSISNFLGPFAAGVMIDSFGFRAAFLLLALLPSLAWVWIRHTVEHEPVAPGLRQSSGSSWNLLKDKGFRKLMLINWMLSSCWDVHTFLVPVLGHERGLSATVIGSILGAFALAATAIRLLMPWLAAHLRESVVIGSAMCATALLFAVYPLVQAAWAMASLSILLGLALGSVQPMIMSTLHQMTPHHRHGEALGLRAMAINGSSVVMPLLFGSAGVLVGVGAVFWIVGAVVGAGSPLAWTLRSFSPPAPQRVDP, translated from the coding sequence TTGAACCCGACCCTGCGGTCCGACCTGGCGCGGCTGATCGCTGCGCAGATCTGTCTGCACGCCTGCATGACCGGCTTTCGCATGGCAGCGCCACTCATGGCCCTGCGCGAGGGCTACAGCCCGGCCGCCGTGGGCATGCTGCTGGCGCTGTTCGCGCTGGCGCCGGTGTTCATGGCCTTGCCCGCCGGGCGCTATGCCGATCGGCGTGGTCTGAAGAAGCCGGTGGCGATGGCGGTGGGCGTGGCGTCTGCGGGTGCCGCCGTGTCGGTGGCCTTTCCGGTGTTCGGTGTGTTGTGCCTCACCGCGCTCGCCTGCGGCGCCGCCACGGGGCTGGCCATGATCGCGCTGCAGCGCCATGTGGGTCGGCTCGCCAACGGCCCGACCGAGCTCAAGCAGGTGTTCAGCTGGATGGCGATCGGGCCTTCGATCTCCAATTTCCTCGGACCGTTTGCCGCCGGCGTGATGATCGACAGCTTCGGCTTTCGCGCGGCTTTCCTGTTGCTCGCACTGCTGCCCTCCCTGGCCTGGGTCTGGATACGTCACACGGTGGAACACGAGCCGGTGGCGCCCGGGTTGCGGCAGTCCAGCGGCTCCTCTTGGAACCTGCTGAAAGACAAGGGCTTTCGCAAGCTGATGCTGATCAACTGGATGCTGTCGTCGTGCTGGGACGTGCACACCTTTCTGGTGCCGGTGCTGGGACACGAGCGCGGCTTGAGCGCCACGGTGATCGGCTCCATCCTGGGTGCGTTCGCGCTGGCGGCCACCGCCATCCGCCTGCTCATGCCCTGGCTGGCCGCGCATTTGCGCGAGTCGGTGGTGATCGGCTCGGCCATGTGCGCCACGGCGCTGCTGTTCGCCGTGTACCCGCTGGTCCAGGCCGCGTGGGCCATGGCGTCGCTGTCCATCCTCCTGGGCCTGGCGCTGGGGTCGGTGCAACCCATGATCATGAGCACGCTGCACCAGATGACACCGCACCACCGCCACGGCGAAGCGCTGGGCCTACGCGCGATGGCCATCAACGGATCGAGCGTGGTGATGCCCTTGCTGTTCGGCTCCGCCGGTGTGCTGGTGGGTGTGGGGGCGGTGTTCTGGATCGTGGGTGCGGTGGTGGGGGCGGGTTCTCCGTTGGCCTGGACTTTGCGTTCGTTCAGTCCACCCGCGCCGCAGCGCGTCGATCCCTGA
- a CDS encoding 2-hydroxyacid dehydrogenase, whose protein sequence is MANNTGRPAVFVSRKVFPEVIARLSEHFDVEMNDTDSVLSPDQLAQRLQGKVGVLTTGSERVDAALLAANPQLRIVANIAVGFNNFDMAAINAAGVLATNTPDVLTETTADFGFALLMATARRVTESEHFLRAGQWNKWSLDMFAGAEVHGSTLGILGMGRIGQAIARRGAHGFGMKVIYHNRSKLAPELEAECKASYVDKATLLKTADHVMLVLPYSPEAHHTIGAAEIAQMKPTATLVNIARGGIVDDAALALALRNRVIAAAGLDVFEGEPKVHPDLLTVPNVVLTPHIASATMGTRMAMAMLAADNVIAFLTTGHAVTPLNAAAVAKA, encoded by the coding sequence ATGGCCAACAACACGGGCCGACCGGCCGTCTTCGTTTCCCGCAAGGTGTTTCCGGAAGTCATTGCGCGATTGAGCGAGCACTTCGATGTCGAGATGAACGACACCGACAGCGTGCTTTCCCCCGATCAACTGGCCCAGCGACTGCAGGGCAAGGTGGGCGTGCTCACCACCGGCAGCGAGCGCGTGGATGCGGCCTTGCTGGCGGCCAACCCGCAGCTGCGCATCGTGGCCAACATCGCGGTGGGCTTCAACAATTTCGACATGGCGGCGATCAACGCCGCCGGTGTGCTGGCGACCAACACGCCCGACGTGTTGACCGAAACCACCGCCGACTTCGGCTTTGCCCTGCTCATGGCCACAGCCCGTCGCGTCACCGAGAGCGAACATTTCCTGCGCGCGGGCCAGTGGAACAAGTGGAGCCTGGACATGTTTGCCGGCGCCGAGGTGCACGGCAGCACGCTGGGCATCCTGGGCATGGGCCGCATCGGCCAGGCGATTGCCCGCCGCGGCGCGCACGGCTTCGGCATGAAAGTGATCTACCACAACCGTTCAAAGCTGGCCCCCGAGCTGGAAGCCGAATGCAAGGCGAGCTACGTGGACAAGGCCACCCTGCTCAAGACCGCCGACCACGTGATGCTGGTGCTGCCTTACAGCCCGGAAGCCCACCACACCATCGGCGCTGCCGAGATCGCTCAGATGAAGCCCACGGCCACACTGGTCAACATCGCGCGCGGTGGCATCGTGGACGACGCCGCGCTGGCGCTGGCCTTGCGCAACCGTGTGATCGCAGCCGCCGGTCTGGACGTGTTCGAGGGTGAGCCCAAGGTGCATCCCGACCTGCTGACCGTGCCCAACGTGGTGCTGACTCCGCACATCGCCAGCGCCACCATGGGCACGCGCATGGCGATGGCCATGCTCGCGGCCGACAACGTGATTGCGTTCCTGACCACCGGCCACGCGGTGACGCCGCTCAACGCCGCAGCCGTCGCCAAGGCCTGA